From Erinaceus europaeus chromosome 9, mEriEur2.1, whole genome shotgun sequence, one genomic window encodes:
- the CACYBP gene encoding calcyclin-binding protein isoform X1 gives MAASEELQKDLEEVKTLLEKATRKRVRDALTAEKSKIETEIKNKMQQKPQKKDHLDSDKPAAVVAPMTTGYTVKISNYGWDQSDKFVKIYITLTGVHQVPHENVQVHFTERSFDLLVKSLNGKNYSMIVNNLLKPISVEGSSKKVKTDTVLILCKKKVENTRWDYLTQVEKECKEKEKPSYDTETDPSEGLMNVLKKIYEDGDDDMKRTINKAWVESREKQAKGDTEF, from the exons ATGGCGGCGAGCGAGGAG CTACAGAAGGAtctagaggaggtgaagacactgCTTGAAAAGGCCACTAGGAAAAGAGTACGTGATGCCCTTACAGCAGAGAAATCCAAGAttgaaacagaaattaagaatAAGATGCAACAGAAACCACAGAAGAAAGATCATCTTGACAGTGACAAGCCAGCTGCCGTGGTGGCTCCCATGACAACAGGATACACTGTGAAGATCAGCAACTATG GATGGGATCAGTCAGATAAGTTTGTGAAAATCTACATTACCTTAACTGGGGTTCATCAAGTACCCCATGAGAATGTGCAGGTGCATTTTACAGAGAG GTCATTTGATCTTTTGGTGAAAAGTCTTAATGGGAAGAATTATTCCATGATTGTGAACAATCTCCTGAAGCCCATCTCTGTGGAAGGTAGTTCAAAAAAA GTCAAGACTGACACAGTTCTTATCTTATGTAAAAAGAAGGTAGAAAACACTCGGTGGGACTACCTGACTCAGGTGGAAAAAGAAtgcaaagagaaaga aaagCCCTCCTATGACACAGAGACAGATCCTAGCGAAGGGCTGATGAATGtgctgaagaaaatctatgaagatGGAGATGATGATATGAAGCGGACCATTAATAAAGCCTGGGTGGAATCAAGAGAGAAGCAAGCCAAAGGAGACACagaattttaa
- the CACYBP gene encoding calcyclin-binding protein isoform X2: MQQKPQKKDHLDSDKPAAVVAPMTTGYTVKISNYGWDQSDKFVKIYITLTGVHQVPHENVQVHFTERSFDLLVKSLNGKNYSMIVNNLLKPISVEGSSKKVKTDTVLILCKKKVENTRWDYLTQVEKECKEKEKPSYDTETDPSEGLMNVLKKIYEDGDDDMKRTINKAWVESREKQAKGDTEF, translated from the exons ATGCAACAGAAACCACAGAAGAAAGATCATCTTGACAGTGACAAGCCAGCTGCCGTGGTGGCTCCCATGACAACAGGATACACTGTGAAGATCAGCAACTATG GATGGGATCAGTCAGATAAGTTTGTGAAAATCTACATTACCTTAACTGGGGTTCATCAAGTACCCCATGAGAATGTGCAGGTGCATTTTACAGAGAG GTCATTTGATCTTTTGGTGAAAAGTCTTAATGGGAAGAATTATTCCATGATTGTGAACAATCTCCTGAAGCCCATCTCTGTGGAAGGTAGTTCAAAAAAA GTCAAGACTGACACAGTTCTTATCTTATGTAAAAAGAAGGTAGAAAACACTCGGTGGGACTACCTGACTCAGGTGGAAAAAGAAtgcaaagagaaaga aaagCCCTCCTATGACACAGAGACAGATCCTAGCGAAGGGCTGATGAATGtgctgaagaaaatctatgaagatGGAGATGATGATATGAAGCGGACCATTAATAAAGCCTGGGTGGAATCAAGAGAGAAGCAAGCCAAAGGAGACACagaattttaa